The window taaaTATGTCTCATAGTGACAGCGACTTGATCTAACAGTATGCGTACGATCTAACCACATTACTGTATTACGTACTAATAATTTCTGTCTCAGTTGGGATTCTGTTTGATCATCTGCTGCATGTAGAGCTTGAAAGATGAGTATTGCAACTTGACTCCAAGCACACTCTTAATCTTATCATTTCTCACCCTCCTGCTCTCGTTATAAAAACCAATCATTCCTGCACTAGCAGTTGActtgaatttttcaaattccACAAGTGGAGGACATTCGATTCCAAGCAAGTCACACGTGTACTCTACAACTTCTCGAATGGGCATCGGCTCATCATCAATAACATTATAAATCGCAACGTTTCTATCGTGTTTGTGATTCATAGCAGCGACGACGGTTTGCACGATGTCATCAGAATGAATCCAGTTGAAATAATGTCCTGGCTTATCAATGCGTTGTACCATCCCACTCCTGACCCTGTTGTGTAACGGAGGATCCCTGTCGTAGATTGCACCGAGACGAAACACACTAAGGTGCACCCCACGATCCGACGAAATCTTTTTCCATTGCTCTTCGGCTAGAAACCTGTTCTTTGCCAACCGGGATGTCGCATTGACTGAAGACGTTTCATCCACCCATGCACCATCGACATTTCCATAAAtggatgttacagacagataTCCCATCCACGTGACTTGTGCCATGAATGCAGGCCGCACCAGCTCATCACCAAGTGACGTCACGACGATGTCACCATTTGAAGTCGGAGGGATGGTGCAGAGAACGTGAGTGACGTCAGCAAGAGCAGCTGCTGGGTCTGCAAGCGGCGAGTCCTTCCCTCCGAATACAAACGCTTCTATGCCTTCAGCTCGTAGTTGTGCAGCCTTTTCCTCCGATCTGCACGTACCAGCAACCAACACCAAAACAGAAAAGCTTCATAACTTCGAGCCCACGTATGCAATAATCCGGGATATTTCCGAGGGTCTAATGAAATTTCACAACATTATTGTAAGCATTTGATTCTAAAGTTTGCTACACATACTTGTAGTAGGATTTGTATTGTAGATAATCTGGCAGCTCGAGGCTAAATCTAGCTGCGCTGATTTCCCTcaaaagtcacgtgcaacacgATTACTGTTGTACAGAGCTGTACTGTTGTACCATGTTATACACTGTTGTACTTTgctgttgtactgtactgtacacgtgtggGAAGAAGAGCTCTATTTATAGTGAACTCTGTGGGGGAGactagaccacgcctactctGTGGTGTGGTCGGTGGGCGTGGCAACCTTTTTGTTACAAGTGCAGTTTATGAGTTTCACTGTTTGCGACAGAAGTCTGTTGATATCTGCATGCGATTTGCAATGATGCATATGCAGTCTGCACTCCCCATTTCTGCATTAtttgtgtctgcatgtctgttgtgCTCTGCAATTGCGGGTGAAGACCTACCTTCATGAGTATATGGGCGCTTCTATgtatcatttgtgtgtctcttgttgcagcaattgattttgagaaatgcACGTTTGAAACTGACAACTGCCAGTGGAAGATGGTGGCAGGAAAGTTGAGTGTTTCGTGGAAACCACATCTCGGCAGCAGTCTAGAGTATTCAGATCGAGACATTCCATCACATCTCACTCGAGGAAACGTGTTAGTTGGTAATGCTACAAGAGATGACGTTTCGGATGGCATTGTGGGCACAGCTGACTTGCTAAGTGAGGAATTGAGGCCTTCAGATGGAGTGTGTGGCATTCAGTTGTCATACTACAAACCTGATGAGGCGGGCAATCTGACAGTTTACTTGCAATTGATGAACAAGCAGTTAATGAAGCTGCAGACATTAAATTCCGGGATAAGAAGAAATGGTTATTGGTCGAGGCAGTATGTTCCATTTGATGTGATTGGACGGGTACGATTAGTGCTCAAGCTGGAAGTGTCTTCAAGTACACTGCGACCAGTTGCAGTCGacaacattcaatttttatctTGTTCAGGTACTGTACTCAAATTGTAGACAATTGACTAAGTAATTGCCGATTGTAGCGACGTGTCCTGGCTATCTAttgagctgtgtgtgtgtgtgtgtgtgtgtgtgtgtgtgtgtgtgtgtgtgtgtgtgtgtgtgtgtttgtgtgtgtgtgtgtgtgtgtgtgtgtgtgtgtgtgtgtgtgtgtgtgtgtgtgtgtgtgtacatgaacctcaaatttctcctctccACGACCACATTTCATTATGGGACCCACTTCAAAAAattgtttccgtgtccgactacagatcagttTTTATGAACAATtggtgcaagtgaccaaacggtgACGAAAAAGGCTCGTGAAGTTTCGTCGctccatccttttgtattgtagctagggattgtgtacacacacagtgacacacacacacacacacacacacacacacacacacacacacacacacacacacacacacacacacacacacacacacacacacacacagtttgagctttatatacaCTATGTAGATTTTGGCCCTTACTTTATCTTCTctctttgtgttgtgttgtaatgtTATGTTACTTGTGTTGTAGTGTGTACATTTGAATCTGATTACTGTGGCTGGACAAATGTCCAAGGAAAAAGATACATTCAATGGACTAACCATTCTCGTACAACAAAAACTGGTAGCACGGGCCCAAGCTATGACCACACGTATGGGATTGATGGTACATCTGGTTACTATCTCTACATACAAAAACCTGATCAAAGTACAGAAATAGAGACTGCAGTTTTGACGAGAAATCTCACTGTTTTCGATCACGTTTGCTCATTGTCATTTGCATACCATATGTATGGCAATGATGGAGAAGTCGGGTCACTAATGGTATCTGTTAATGCATCAAATAAGGTCTTTGTGTTGTGGAAAATGTCAGGTAATCTTGGAGACAAGTGGCTGACAGCAGTCGTTCCTCTGGGAAAGTACATTAGCAGTACAACTAGCCAACTTGCTATCGTTGCTAAGACAGTGGCAAATGGACGTCGAGGTGATATTGCCATTGATGATGTCGAACTTCGTTCGTGTGCAGGTTAGAATATTGATGTCAAAGTGCGTGAAATGACTACATGGTTTATGTAATTGGACGCAAACAAATTTATcttgttgatttcaataagGGTTTGTACcttgttgatttcaataaatgatttgtgtgtttgtttgcctctTGTTAGTCTacctacttgtctgtctgtctggctgtctggctgtctgtctgtctggctggctgtctgtctgtctgtctgtctgtctgtctgtctgtatgtctgtctctttgccatttgctgcctgcctgcctgcctgcctgcctgcctgcctgcctgcctgcctgcctgcctgcctgcctgcctgcctgcctgcctgcctgtcagtctgtctgtctgtctgtctgtctgtctgtctgtctgtctgtcagtcagtctgtctgtctgtctgtctgtctgcctgtctgtctgtctgcctgtctgtctgtctatctgtcttgaGATTTCACATCACTCAATATTTTTAGTGACCGACTCGTGTACATTTGCTCAAGACTCGTGCAACTGGAGAAACGACGACAACAGTTTTGTTCAATGGAAGattcaacaaaacaacaatgccacatcacacacaaatgtaATGGTTGCCAATTTCTCATCGATTTCCATTCCCAACAACGGGTATGCTGCACTGAGAggtccatctgtctttccTGGTGACTTCATTTGCTCATTACGACTGCATTACACAACATCAGGACTAAACAACAGCGAACTTCGTCTGCAATCGATGAATTTGACTGGAGGATACGACATGGTAACAGACCTGCCGATTTCATTGAGGACAACAAGTTGGATTAAGGAATTTCATTTGCCTCCCTGGCCAGCATTTCCTGTGATTTATGCAGAGAGGATTGATGGAGAGAATGGATCAATAGTTCTACACAGTTTAGAGTTCATCTCTTGTCGTTGTAAGTCAGAAAGCAGCTTACAATGCACGTTGTGTTACTAACCTATTGAATTGTATTGTTGATGGACGGCTAGTTGCACATAATAGTATTGATTGATTAAAGTATAGTtgatttttatatttgttttttaAACTTTAATTAGGCATTTGtaattgtctgtttctctctgtctatttgtctgttcatttgtctgtgtctgtctgtccatttgtctgtgtctgtctgtccatttgtctatctgtctgtctatctataacaatctgtctgtctatctgtctgtctgtctgtctgtcaatctgtctgtctgtctgtttgtctgtctgtctgtctgtctgtttgtctgtctgttcatgcagtacaaacgacagtgacataatgtttgactgcaatgttgtaggccaagtccattaatgtgttataatttgcttagttatgaaggactggtagatatttgaaagtttcctgtacatacgtagagttttgatgataataaatgaatctgtctgtctgtctgtctgtttgtctgtctgtctgtctctctgtccatctgtctgtctgtctgtctgtctgtctatgtgtccatctataacaatctgtctgtctgtttgtctgtctatctgtctgtttgtctgtccatctataacaatctgtgtgtctgtgtgtgtgtgtctgtctgtctgtctgtctgtctgtctgtttgtctgtccatctataacaatgtgtttgtctgtatgtctgtccgtctgtttgtctgtccatctgtccatttataacgatctatctgtctgtctgtctgtctgtttgtctgtccatctgtccatttataacgatctatctgtctgtctgtctgtttgtctgtctgtctgtctgtttgtctgtctgtctgtctgtctgtctgtctgtctgtctgtctatctctaacaatctgtctgtctgtctgcctgtctgtctgtctgtctgtctgtctgtctgtctgtctgtctgtctgtctgtctgtctttttatctgtctgtctgtctgtttgtctgtctgtctgtctgtctgcctgtctgtctttttatctgtctgtctgtctttttatctgtctgtctgtctgtctgtgtatctatctctaacaatctgtctgtctgtctgtctctctgtctgtctctctgtctgtctctctgtgtgtctgtttgtctgtctatctctaacaatttgtttgtctgtctgtttgtctgtccatctgtctgtctgtcaatatgtaaACACAATACTTCTTGAACGGcctaattcattaattaacactataaacgttttatttgtttttattgttgtttgtttgttgatctgtttgcctgtctgtttactttTTGCGTACTTGCTCAGTCGTTTGTTTGCTAATTGcttttaattataatataatttttaGATACAACATTTGAGGTTGAAAAACAATTTATTCTATGGAAGGAATCAACATTCTCCAAATTCAACGGCCGTTGGTTTTTATTAACAACTGGTTCAAAACATCTACAAAATGTTCAACCACCTGATGatcacacatacagacaataCAGACAACATGGTCACTATCGTGGTCACTATATAATGCAAGCTCAAATGAAAAGTCAAAACAGTGCAGTTCTCATTACGTCAGTCAAACAGAATAATATTTGTGGAATTCGATTCTGGCTTTATCGAAACATAGGGGCACGATACAAAATTGATGTTTCAGCAATTTATCGTGGTGGTTTGCCAACACCGCTGCATGCAAGCAGAGCAAGTGATCATGATCTTGAAATTTGGCATTCTAAAGAGGGAGCTACTCAGATGGATATCTTTGGTGCTAAAATTATGTTACAGTTGACTTCTTGGAATTCATCTAAAGGCCGAGTTGCTATTGACGACATTGAGTTTACGGAATGTGCAGGTCAGTTAGATCGTGTACTATATTGTAGATGTCTTAATGTACGTAGTTTGCTCAGTTCAGTGGTGGCGGAGCTGGGGGCAGAGGGGAGAATCTCCCTCCAACTTGACGATCACAACTGCTTCCCGAAAGGAAATGCATACTGAAAGCTCACTCTACTTCGTGTACTCCGATGTTCTTTCATgctctccccctccccccaACTTGCGACTCGCTCTGCCACCCTGCAGTTGTATGCGAGGGATGCATATGCATGTCCTAGGCATagatctcacaatacattagactattgtattggagggatgcttctcacaatacactagactattgtattggaggctgggatgcatctcacaatacagtggactattgtattagagggatgcatctcacaatacactagactattgtattgaagggatgcatctcacaatgcatTAATTTATTGTGTTGGAGGTTAATTGGCTGcagtattggagagatgcatttCTTGACTCAGAAAATTATACAATCTATTGTacatttctttctttgtttatttgtgtgttgacTGAATTTGTAACTGGAATTTCTAGTTACCCAGAGGGTATGTACCTTTGAGACCGGGTTATGTGGTTGGAAAGCCTCCACAGATGCATCCCGTACAGCAACATGGATTAGATGGCGAGGACCACCTCACCAAACATCATCTCATCTGAACAGCgaccacaccacacagacatctCGTGGACATTATCTTTACATGACGACATCTCACGCTGCTATCGATCATGTTGCTGTATTGCAAGGTGTTCCTTTCGTCGTACAATCGAAAAACATGAGAATATGCAACATCAGCTTTTGGTATCACATCAAGGGAAACGCATCACTCAATTTGAGTGTGATCACTCCTACCCAATCATACACTTCAGTTATCTATTCTGAAGGAATTCCAGTGTATACGTCAATTATGAAGGATACAATGTGGCATTATGTTATTGAATCGGCTCCATCAGTGGTGAATGACACAGTGGGACATGTTGAGTTTTTTGCAGTGATGCATGGTACAAGTGACTCTGTGACTGTTGCtcttgatgacatcacatatCTGCCTTGCTCAAGTATGTTCATATATATTAAAGTTAACCATACATAAAGatggacaagcagacagacaataaaacggacaaacagacatacatacatacagacatacatacatacagacagacagacagacagacagacagacagacagactaagaCATAcatatggacatacatacatacatacagacagacagacagatggacagacagacagacaaacagacaataagacatacagacggacgaacagacagacagacaataagacatgcagatggatagacagatggacagacagacggacagacaataagacatgcagatggacatacagatggacagacagacagacagacagacagacagacagatagacaaacagatagacagacaataattGCATACAGTAGTGtattaaaaaatttagttaCAAGTAATCTTTAGGTGACGattctacaacaaaaattcCACCAACTGATCA of the Corticium candelabrum chromosome 7, ooCorCand1.1, whole genome shotgun sequence genome contains:
- the LOC134181942 gene encoding uncharacterized protein LOC134181942 encodes the protein MAQVTWMGYLSVTSIYGNVDGAWVDETSSVNATSRLAKNRFLAEEQWKKISSDRGVHLSVFRLGAIYDRDPPLHNRVRSGMVQRIDKPGHYFNWIHSDDIVQTVVAAMNHKHDRNVAIYNVIDDEPMPIREVVEYTCDLLGIECPPLVEFEKFKSTASAGMIGFYNESRRVRNDKIKSVLGVKLQYSSFKLYMQQMIKQNPN
- the LOC134181938 gene encoding MAM and LDL-receptor class A domain-containing protein 1-like, whose amino-acid sequence is MVAGKLSVSWKPHLGSSLEYSDRDIPSHLTRGNVLVGNATRDDVSDGIVGTADLLSEELRPSDGVCGIQLSYYKPDEAGNLTVYLQLMNKQLMKLQTLNSGIRRNGYWSRQYVPFDVIGRVRLVLKLEVSSSTLRPVAVDNIQFLSCSVCTFESDYCGWTNVQGKRYIQWTNHSRTTKTGSTGPSYDHTYGIDGTSGYYLYIQKPDQSTEIETAVLTRNLTVFDHVCSLSFAYHMYGNDGEVGSLMVSVNASNKVFVLWKMSGNLGDKWLTAVVPLGKYISSTTSQLAIVAKTVANGRRGDIAIDDVELRSCAVTDSCTFAQDSCNWRNDDNSFVQWKIQQNNNATSHTNVMVANFSSISIPNNGYAALRGPSVFPGDFICSLRLHYTTSGLNNSELRLQSMNLTGGYDMVTDLPISLRTTSWIKEFHLPPWPAFPVIYAERIDGENGSIVLHSLEFISCRYTTFEVEKQFILWKESTFSKFNGRWFLLTTGSKHLQNVQPPDDHTYRQYRQHGHYRGHYIMQAQMKSQNSAVLITSVKQNNICGIRFWLYRNIGARYKIDVSAIYRGGLPTPLHASRASDHDLEIWHSKEGATQMDIFGAKIMLQLTSWNSSKGRVAIDDIEFTECAVTQRVCTFETGLCGWKASTDASRTATWIRWRGPPHQTSSHLNSDHTTQTSRGHYLYMTTSHAAIDHVAVLQGVPFVVQSKNMRICNISFWYHIKGNASLNLSVITPTQSYTSVIYSEGIPVYTSIMKDTMWHYVIESAPSVVNDTVGHVEFFAVMHGTSDSVTVALDDITYLPCSSDDSTTKIPPTDQLASQSTSDTTSFTTNVTPTLTSKSSLPTTFKPTLKSTRTASIDVRTTVKNTDVATTTEETTTETTMETKHMEMTMKTTDMEITMETTDIEITMETVGIETTMETVGVETTIDRMREGPSKEMQSADEGLPVAAIGGAVGGGVVLLAFVCILIVIKCRSSYTKDGTPVLKQNPAYNQVSLSVQKSSENAGVDNTAHLVRSPAYSPVSSTLASNNNELLEYDYVKPDIYKKYC